CTCCCAGCTCCAGCGAACTCACCGACCGCCACCGCACTGGCCCGCAGCATCATATGGCGTCCCGAGCTCGCGTGGGCACTGAGCGCCCGGCTGACAGTCGGCCAGGTGCAAACTCTGAGTACCATCAACATCTGGCTGCGTGACAACTCCCACAAGGACGATGAACTGCCGCTGCGCGAACGTTCGCTGGAGGTCTTCGGTCACGAGAAGGTTCTCGACAAGGCGATCAACACGACACTTTTCGGGCCAGGTCGGATCACCCTGGACATGCTTCGAACCTTTCGAACACACCCGCCTCTGGCGGGAACGCGAGTGGGCGATGGACCTGTCCTGCTGGTAGTTGAAAACGATAACACCTTTCACAGCATCCGTGCGGCCCTCCAGGGGCAAGTTAACGAGAGCAGTTGGGGCACAGTTGGTTATGTCGCCTGGGGTGCTGGCGGTGCGTTCGAAGCCTCGGTGCGCTCGACCGGAGACGTGCAAGGGATCACACGAGTGCGGTACTTCGGCGATATCGACATCGACGGACTTCGGATTCCTCGCAGCGCCGCAGCCACAGCAGCCCGAGAAGGTTTGCCTCCCGTGCTTCCGGCCTATGCCCTCTATCAGATGCTTCTGGACACTGATGTGCGCCAACAGCATCGATCTCACGTGATTGCACCCGTCGCAGCGGAGGTCGCTGCGTGGTTGGACCGCCCGCAGCTAGTCTCCGACGTTACGGCGCTTCTCGGGGCGGCCGTTCGAATTCCCCAAGAGGCGTTGACCGCTACCACGCTGGTCCAACAACGAACCTGGTTGGACGGTCTCTAGCCTATTGACTGAGGCGCAGAGCCGTTAGTTTAGCGAGCACTCGACCGACGGCGCCAGACCGACCCGAGACGAGCTGACGACCGGGCGCCCACAGACGGCATGTGCGGGCGCCCGTGGTGATCACCCAATCGCGGGCGCCGGAGCCTGCTCGCTCCGGTGGTCCGTTTCGGCGATACCTGGGCGCTGCGGCGACCGCAGCCC
The nucleotide sequence above comes from Rhodococcus pseudokoreensis. Encoded proteins:
- a CDS encoding Wadjet anti-phage system protein JetD domain-containing protein, translating into MIAEVAKEVPTLAPRTARLAALLEEAERRTVVLDELWDMWAKSDPGGIGRPERRANLADAIEELRAANLVTPSKSIDKSALPYLPTRVTLPAPANSPTATALARSIIWRPELAWALSARLTVGQVQTLSTINIWLRDNSHKDDELPLRERSLEVFGHEKVLDKAINTTLFGPGRITLDMLRTFRTHPPLAGTRVGDGPVLLVVENDNTFHSIRAALQGQVNESSWGTVGYVAWGAGGAFEASVRSTGDVQGITRVRYFGDIDIDGLRIPRSAAATAAREGLPPVLPAYALYQMLLDTDVRQQHRSHVIAPVAAEVAAWLDRPQLVSDVTALLGAAVRIPQEALTATTLVQQRTWLDGL